A window from Leptothermofonsia sichuanensis E412 encodes these proteins:
- a CDS encoding hemolysin family protein: MNLPIPSLFLTAVGSRPLFGDIAIDVAVLLLMLALSAFFSGSETAITALDNLKLKALIKERGDPDRIFTLVLSNRRRFITTLLVGNTLVNNFSSILTGNLFAFWFGGNQALAVATFAITFLTLTFGEIIPKSLAINNAMALFTLVVRPIYLLSQLLSWLGIIWLFEKITQSAIRTFQHNVVQQGESVQDLQLLIEILGGKGHLDLDKHQLLNKALMLDKLSAREVVKPRIDMRTISREATLQELIDLCLETGYSRIPVQEESKDEIVGIVYLKRALQQLNLLKQEGRANGSVTEAMDPPVYVPDTKRVADLLKEMLQSRIHIAIVVDEYGGTVGLVTLEDILEELVGEIYDESDFPSRGIASNRTFALNRDRVTRGFR; the protein is encoded by the coding sequence GTGAACTTACCCATACCATCGTTGTTTCTGACTGCTGTCGGTTCGCGTCCACTGTTTGGAGATATTGCGATCGATGTGGCAGTATTGCTCCTGATGCTGGCACTTTCTGCCTTTTTTTCTGGTTCAGAAACCGCCATTACTGCCCTGGATAACCTGAAGCTAAAAGCCTTAATCAAGGAGCGGGGTGACCCTGACCGCATTTTTACGCTGGTGCTGAGCAATCGGCGGCGATTTATCACCACGTTGCTGGTAGGGAACACGCTGGTTAACAACTTTTCCAGCATTTTGACGGGCAATCTGTTTGCCTTCTGGTTCGGTGGTAACCAGGCATTAGCTGTTGCCACCTTTGCCATTACCTTTCTGACGCTGACGTTCGGGGAAATTATTCCCAAGTCGCTGGCGATTAACAATGCGATGGCGTTGTTTACACTGGTTGTGCGCCCTATTTATCTGCTGTCCCAGCTCCTTTCCTGGCTGGGGATTATCTGGCTATTTGAGAAAATTACTCAGTCAGCCATTCGGACCTTTCAACACAATGTCGTGCAACAGGGCGAGTCGGTACAAGACCTGCAACTCCTGATTGAGATCCTGGGTGGTAAGGGGCATCTCGATCTGGATAAACACCAGTTATTGAATAAGGCACTGATGCTGGATAAGTTGAGTGCCAGGGAGGTGGTAAAACCCCGAATTGATATGCGAACGATTTCTCGAGAAGCCACCCTGCAAGAGTTGATCGACCTGTGCCTGGAAACGGGGTACTCCCGCATTCCCGTCCAGGAAGAATCCAAGGATGAAATTGTTGGGATCGTCTACCTGAAGCGCGCGCTTCAACAGTTGAACCTGTTGAAACAGGAAGGCAGGGCGAATGGCTCAGTCACAGAGGCAATGGACCCACCAGTGTATGTGCCAGATACTAAACGGGTGGCAGATTTGCTGAAGGAAATGCTCCAGAGCCGTATTCACATTGCGATCGTGGTTGATGAATATGGTGGAACCGTTGGACTGGTTACCCTGGAGGATATTTTGGAAGAGTTGGTTGGGGAAATTTACGACGAAAGTGATTTCCCCAGTCGGGGCATTGCTTCCAATAGAACCTTTGCACTTAACCGGGATCGCGTCACGCGCGGATTCCGTTAG
- a CDS encoding nickel/cobalt transporter, producing MKGFRYGGSGLLASLSALLIWFISTAPGEAHWADMAAAEIVVNQSDVQITLTFPTGLVAFADGDQNGQLSRQEIEAHRDSLQTFLGQQIRLVDRNNRSGVLSLQPAEATTLPAVNLVAPNTHSTLQLHYAWLHPVKGIIIHYGLFLPGVRTAHCLATISQAGNFQTFMFTPNQQVLALAPGFFGSATGLVAIAAAFLWGALHSLSPGHGKTMVGAYLIGQRATPKHALLLALITTITHTLGIFVLGLITLLAAQYILPEQLYPWISLVSGIMVIAIGANLLHTRLYSHFQSHPHSHSHSHSHPHSHPQSHPHSHSHSHFHSHPHSHSHPHSHAHSHLPDTPITWQTLFAIGISGGLLPCPAALVLLLGAIALNQVGTGLLLVLAFSLGLATVLAGLGLALLYAKQWFERMPGRLRFTGMLPAMSAAAITLIGIGISAQAVINLVSG from the coding sequence ATGAAGGGGTTTCGATATGGTGGTTCAGGTTTACTGGCAAGTTTGAGTGCCCTGCTGATCTGGTTTATCTCCACGGCACCAGGAGAAGCCCACTGGGCAGATATGGCAGCCGCTGAAATTGTCGTAAATCAGTCGGATGTGCAGATTACTCTTACCTTTCCCACTGGATTAGTTGCCTTTGCTGATGGCGATCAAAACGGTCAACTATCCCGTCAGGAGATTGAAGCCCATCGGGATAGCTTGCAGACCTTTCTGGGACAGCAGATCCGTCTGGTCGATCGCAACAACCGTAGTGGTGTGCTTTCTCTGCAACCCGCTGAGGCTACAACGTTGCCAGCGGTTAATCTGGTCGCTCCCAACACCCACAGTACCCTGCAACTCCACTACGCCTGGTTGCACCCGGTCAAGGGCATTATTATCCACTATGGGTTGTTTCTTCCCGGTGTCAGGACTGCCCATTGTCTTGCCACAATCTCTCAGGCAGGAAACTTTCAGACGTTCATGTTCACACCCAACCAGCAAGTGCTGGCGCTGGCTCCTGGGTTTTTCGGTTCCGCGACGGGACTGGTGGCGATCGCCGCCGCCTTTTTGTGGGGTGCACTCCACTCCCTCTCTCCCGGACATGGAAAGACGATGGTAGGGGCCTATCTGATCGGTCAGCGGGCAACCCCCAAACACGCCCTGTTGCTCGCGTTGATCACCACCATCACCCACACTCTGGGCATCTTTGTCCTCGGTTTGATTACCCTTTTGGCTGCCCAGTACATTCTGCCGGAACAACTCTACCCCTGGATCAGCCTGGTTTCTGGAATCATGGTCATCGCGATTGGTGCCAACCTCCTCCACACACGCCTTTACTCCCATTTCCAGTCTCACCCTCATTCCCATTCCCATTCCCATTCCCATCCCCATTCCCATCCCCAGTCTCACCCTCATTCCCATTCCCACTCCCACTTCCATTCCCATCCCCATTCCCATTCTCACCCCCATTCTCACGCTCACTCCCACCTCCCTGACACCCCCATCACCTGGCAAACGCTCTTTGCCATCGGCATTTCTGGTGGACTGCTGCCCTGCCCTGCTGCCCTGGTCTTACTGCTGGGAGCAATCGCCTTAAACCAGGTTGGCACTGGCTTACTGCTTGTCCTGGCATTTAGCCTGGGGTTGGCGACTGTCCTTGCGGGGTTGGGACTGGCATTGCTCTATGCCAAACAGTGGTTTGAGCGAATGCCGGGCAGACTTCGGTTCACAGGAATGCTGCCAGCCATGAGTGCGGCTGCCATTACTCTGATCGGCATTGGAATTTCAGCTCAGGCGGTGATCAATTTAGTTTCGGGCTAA
- a CDS encoding tetratricopeptide repeat protein, with the protein MEHPGWHPSCFKLRGWKRFGISVLLGVPLIAGLLWVTQSDWRSRLKLFLHRQFSSLQQDYQYPYFDSLPANPNLAVAIQREIAFYQQSVRQHPDRGLNQAALAVSYLRMARATGEDSWYLLAEQAAQQSLQKLPQNHDAIAVLARVAEARHDFAGALQWAAKISGSRDALAIQTTVYLAMGNLPAADRAATALVEQTLSMNAFSLQAVVNVAQGKEDMAFKHFKYALEVEEAGEISTSARVRTLLGRLYYQRGQLQQSRELYQEALAILPDYPQALLNQAQLAIRQGDYPRAWGYYQQAAPEIGAPTVFEPLILRGRARIQLLWGNRAGAETLWRQAEMRLRQGSTGTSGNTFGHRRDLASVLLERGNPGDIPEAVALMQTETQVRRDADTLEIYAWALERAQRLTEARAVIQSAIAQGTRNPTVFVRAAAIARAMGDSAAASRYRQRLQEIDSTYDERAQQAARLGAGLGT; encoded by the coding sequence ATGGAACACCCAGGTTGGCATCCATCTTGTTTCAAATTGCGTGGCTGGAAACGATTTGGCATTTCGGTTTTGCTTGGTGTGCCACTCATTGCCGGACTGCTGTGGGTGACCCAGTCAGACTGGCGATCGCGTCTCAAGCTTTTCCTCCACAGACAATTCAGCTCTTTGCAACAGGATTATCAATACCCCTATTTCGACTCCCTACCGGCCAACCCTAACCTTGCCGTTGCCATTCAGCGGGAGATAGCTTTCTATCAGCAGAGCGTCAGACAGCATCCTGATCGAGGGCTAAACCAGGCGGCTCTGGCGGTTTCCTATCTGAGAATGGCAAGAGCAACGGGAGAAGATAGCTGGTATTTGTTAGCCGAACAGGCTGCCCAACAGTCGTTGCAAAAATTACCCCAGAACCACGATGCGATCGCTGTCCTGGCAAGGGTTGCTGAAGCCAGACACGATTTTGCTGGAGCTTTACAGTGGGCAGCCAAAATCTCCGGCAGCCGTGATGCCCTGGCAATCCAAACAACGGTTTATCTGGCGATGGGAAATCTGCCCGCTGCTGATCGGGCAGCCACTGCCCTGGTCGAACAAACCCTGAGCATGAATGCCTTTAGCCTGCAAGCAGTGGTAAATGTCGCCCAGGGAAAGGAGGACATGGCTTTCAAGCACTTTAAATATGCCCTGGAAGTAGAAGAAGCAGGGGAAATCAGCACCTCTGCCAGGGTGCGAACGCTATTGGGACGGCTCTATTATCAGCGGGGGCAGTTACAGCAGTCCCGCGAACTTTACCAGGAGGCACTGGCTATTTTGCCTGACTATCCCCAGGCATTGCTGAACCAGGCACAGTTGGCAATTCGGCAGGGAGATTATCCGCGCGCCTGGGGTTACTACCAGCAGGCGGCTCCTGAGATTGGTGCCCCGACAGTCTTTGAACCTCTGATTTTGCGGGGAAGGGCACGCATACAGTTGTTGTGGGGCAATCGTGCCGGAGCAGAAACCCTTTGGAGACAGGCAGAAATGCGTTTGCGCCAGGGTTCTACCGGAACCAGCGGGAACACCTTTGGGCACCGCCGCGACCTGGCATCCGTGTTATTGGAGCGAGGCAATCCGGGTGATATTCCTGAAGCAGTCGCATTGATGCAGACCGAAACTCAAGTCCGGCGAGATGCAGATACGCTTGAAATTTATGCCTGGGCACTGGAACGGGCGCAGCGGCTAACCGAGGCACGGGCGGTAATCCAATCTGCGATCGCCCAGGGAACCCGCAATCCAACTGTGTTTGTCCGGGCTGCTGCGATTGCCAGAGCAATGGGTGATTCAGCCGCCGCCAGTCGCTACCGCCAGCGGCTACAGGAAATTGACTCAACCTATGATGAGCGGGCACAGCAGGCAGCACGGTTAGGTGCTGGATTGGGAACTTAA
- a CDS encoding DUF4331 family protein, whose amino-acid sequence MQPLVQCWKVNAHRVQSVVAMHPVGWRRATAMAALTVGIAGGAIGILSAFSPSGVHASDHDDGDIDVRSRSLSLTDLYVFREVDQNPTAREGDLILVMNTNPRSLARQQYFFSNNARYEFRISRAANKDAAPKTQPDITLRFTFSRPTGNPQAQQFQLVILERDRQTQTISRNRDGSPLTTTPLASAENPRLNQFSVNGQQVTVFAGLREDPFFFDVEQFFRVRAGALGFGPAVGFRPADQALDFAKGYNVNTIVVRVPRSLLQGRTQATTFDTWLSLLVPDPRTRQVFQTEQLARPGINEALLFTQRNLAAYNRIQPTTQNSSQLQAIAAEATQTLRAFGNSDADISAILGAFLPDVMRIDTTGPSGFAEDFNRFGSPVRGRKLKDDVVDVALGALTGNRIVTDNVSYEQTPGNPATGHQPLAPTFPYLAPPN is encoded by the coding sequence TTGCAGCCATTGGTTCAATGCTGGAAAGTAAATGCTCATCGTGTTCAAAGTGTAGTCGCCATGCACCCGGTGGGTTGGCGACGGGCGACTGCAATGGCTGCCCTCACGGTTGGCATTGCCGGGGGTGCGATCGGGATCCTGTCTGCCTTCAGTCCTTCTGGAGTCCATGCATCGGACCACGATGATGGCGACATTGATGTGAGAAGTCGGTCACTGAGCTTAACAGACCTGTATGTGTTTCGTGAAGTGGATCAAAATCCCACCGCCCGGGAAGGTGATTTGATCCTGGTGATGAACACCAATCCTCGTTCACTGGCACGGCAACAATACTTCTTCAGTAATAATGCTCGCTACGAATTTCGGATTTCGCGGGCGGCAAACAAAGATGCAGCCCCTAAAACCCAACCTGATATCACGCTGCGGTTTACTTTTAGCCGCCCAACCGGGAATCCCCAGGCCCAGCAATTTCAGCTAGTAATTTTGGAACGGGATCGACAAACTCAAACCATTTCGCGCAATAGAGATGGGTCTCCCCTGACAACCACCCCCCTGGCATCGGCAGAAAACCCCAGGCTCAACCAGTTCTCAGTCAATGGGCAGCAGGTCACTGTTTTTGCAGGCTTGCGGGAAGATCCTTTCTTTTTCGATGTCGAGCAATTTTTTCGGGTACGGGCAGGTGCTTTAGGGTTTGGGCCAGCCGTTGGTTTTCGTCCGGCTGACCAGGCACTCGACTTTGCCAAAGGTTATAACGTGAACACAATTGTGGTCAGGGTACCCCGTTCCCTGTTGCAGGGAAGAACACAGGCCACTACCTTTGACACCTGGCTGTCGCTGCTGGTTCCTGATCCACGCACCAGGCAGGTTTTCCAGACTGAGCAGTTAGCCCGTCCAGGCATTAACGAGGCGCTGTTATTCACGCAACGCAATCTTGCTGCCTATAACCGCATTCAGCCCACGACGCAAAATAGCAGCCAGTTACAGGCGATCGCAGCCGAAGCCACCCAAACTCTACGGGCTTTTGGCAACAGCGATGCTGATATCAGTGCAATTCTCGGTGCCTTTCTACCCGATGTGATGCGAATTGACACTACAGGACCAAGCGGGTTTGCAGAAGACTTCAATCGGTTTGGTTCCCCGGTGCGGGGGCGCAAACTCAAGGATGATGTGGTTGATGTGGCATTGGGCGCGTTGACGGGTAATCGTATTGTCACTGATAACGTCAGCTACGAGCAAACCCCCGGTAATCCAGCAACGGGGCATCAGCCCCTGGCACCCACCTTCCCCTATCTGGCGCCACCGAATTAG
- a CDS encoding CHAT domain-containing protein: MNGRYSCLMLAFLIGFLVVPFNLSWLKTLPPVAAQTTGEQTTDEQRSIANQLVLQGVQQWQAGQVEGCLQSWQQALQIYRKIQHPQGEGVVLENLGTAYMELKDYQKAADFLRQALEIVRTLQNRESEKDLLSKVGRAYRLLGDHTRAIEYHQQYLLLARALKDRQDEALALGNLALSFDALGQYRRAIDYYQQALLIAQELKHPRLQQSALVNLGEAYLSLEDYARAIQYFIRMRALSQQIEDRAGERRSLQGMGSAYYFLADYPNAIQNYQQSLAIARSLKNLRGESDALRGLGNVHYYLNDFPRAIDFYQQSLAIERQIKNRLGEGLALGNIGLAYVSLGEYEKAIEYLQQDVEITREFRDRPNEGQALGNLGNAYYAQGAYPTALKYYQQSLAIAQEVNYQRGVGIMLNNIGATLLQMKRFSEAEKALQQGMQVLESLRDKVGDRDALKISIFEQQRRTYRLLQEAMVAQARTNEALEIAERGRARAFVELLSRRLATSAALEDHRPAPPKSVASPTIAQMQQIARAQNATLVQYSIITEDIKVRGKWVPLVAELFVWVIQPTGEIAFRRVDLKSLWQQNLTLSDLVISSREAIGAKSRSDIAVTLTPERLKLLQEQQTRNLKHLYQLLIQPIASLLPSDPSAHVVFIPQDSLFLVPFPALQDARGNYLIEKHTPLTAPSIQVLALTRQQRLKQQPPEQGMGNQVPGTAAPPQLPDLPIPPPLLIIGNPTMPRVPTSPGKAGEPLSSLPGAEKEAQEVAALFNTQPLLGQRASKIAVVQQMPQANLIHLATHGLLDDLKGLGVPGAIALAPTGSNQPGNGLLTADEILDLNLRAELAVLSACDTGRGRITGDGVIGLSRAFISAGVPSVVVSLWAIPDAPTASLMKRFYVHLQQHRNKAQALRQAMLETKQQYPQPSYWAAFTLIGEAP, encoded by the coding sequence ATGAACGGTAGATATTCATGCCTGATGCTGGCTTTCCTGATCGGTTTTCTGGTGGTTCCGTTCAATCTGTCATGGTTGAAGACCCTGCCACCCGTGGCGGCGCAAACCACAGGTGAACAAACCACAGATGAACAGCGATCGATAGCAAATCAACTGGTGCTGCAAGGCGTGCAGCAATGGCAGGCAGGCCAGGTAGAGGGCTGTTTGCAGTCCTGGCAGCAGGCACTCCAGATATATCGAAAAATTCAACATCCTCAGGGAGAAGGCGTTGTGCTGGAAAACCTGGGCACCGCCTATATGGAACTGAAGGACTATCAAAAGGCGGCTGATTTTTTGCGGCAGGCGCTGGAGATTGTTCGCACTCTGCAAAACCGGGAGTCCGAAAAAGATCTGCTGTCTAAGGTGGGGCGGGCTTACCGACTGCTGGGAGACCATACCAGAGCGATTGAGTACCATCAGCAATACCTGCTCCTTGCCCGTGCGCTCAAAGACCGTCAGGATGAAGCCCTCGCCCTCGGTAATCTGGCCCTTTCGTTCGATGCGCTGGGACAGTACAGGCGGGCAATTGACTATTATCAGCAAGCTTTGCTGATTGCCCAGGAACTCAAGCACCCGCGTCTGCAACAATCTGCCCTGGTCAATTTGGGAGAGGCTTATTTGTCTCTGGAAGACTACGCCAGAGCAATTCAGTACTTTATCCGGATGCGGGCGCTCTCCCAGCAAATCGAGGACCGCGCTGGTGAACGCAGAAGCCTGCAAGGGATGGGGAGTGCTTACTACTTTCTGGCTGACTATCCCAATGCGATTCAAAACTATCAGCAAAGCCTGGCGATCGCCCGCTCCTTGAAAAACCTCAGGGGAGAAAGTGATGCCCTCAGAGGGTTAGGGAACGTCCACTACTACCTGAATGACTTCCCCCGTGCGATTGACTTTTATCAGCAGAGTTTGGCGATTGAGCGGCAGATCAAAAATCGCCTGGGGGAAGGACTGGCGCTGGGTAATATTGGACTGGCGTATGTCTCCTTAGGAGAATACGAAAAAGCCATTGAGTATTTGCAACAGGATGTTGAAATTACCCGTGAGTTTCGCGATCGCCCCAATGAAGGGCAGGCATTAGGGAATCTGGGCAATGCTTACTATGCGCAGGGAGCTTACCCGACCGCCTTGAAATACTACCAGCAAAGCCTGGCGATCGCGCAGGAAGTCAACTATCAGCGCGGTGTAGGCATCATGCTGAACAACATTGGGGCAACCCTGCTCCAGATGAAACGGTTCTCTGAAGCCGAAAAAGCCCTTCAGCAGGGGATGCAGGTGCTGGAATCCCTGCGCGACAAAGTGGGTGATCGGGATGCCTTGAAGATATCCATTTTCGAGCAGCAACGCCGTACCTACCGGCTACTACAAGAAGCCATGGTCGCTCAAGCCAGGACCAATGAGGCGCTAGAAATTGCCGAACGGGGTCGAGCGCGGGCGTTTGTTGAATTGTTATCCAGGCGGTTAGCCACTTCTGCGGCACTGGAGGACCATCGACCAGCCCCGCCCAAATCGGTTGCCAGCCCCACGATTGCCCAGATGCAGCAAATTGCCAGGGCGCAAAATGCCACCCTGGTGCAGTACTCAATCATTACCGAGGACATCAAAGTCAGAGGCAAATGGGTTCCCCTGGTGGCAGAACTCTTTGTCTGGGTAATTCAGCCCACGGGTGAAATTGCCTTTCGCCGGGTTGATCTGAAATCGCTGTGGCAGCAAAACCTGACCTTGAGCGACCTGGTCATCAGCAGCCGTGAGGCGATTGGGGCAAAAAGCCGTTCTGATATCGCCGTTACCCTGACCCCCGAACGGCTCAAACTTCTGCAAGAACAACAGACCCGCAACCTGAAACACCTGTATCAACTGTTGATTCAGCCAATCGCCTCTCTACTCCCGTCCGATCCCAGCGCCCATGTCGTTTTCATTCCCCAGGATTCGTTGTTCCTGGTGCCCTTTCCGGCTCTCCAGGATGCCCGTGGTAACTACCTGATTGAAAAGCATACCCCTCTGACGGCACCATCCATTCAAGTGCTGGCATTAACCCGGCAACAACGGCTTAAACAACAACCGCCTGAACAGGGCATGGGAAATCAGGTACCCGGTACAGCCGCTCCTCCCCAATTGCCCGATTTGCCAATCCCTCCCCCCCTGCTGATCATTGGCAATCCCACGATGCCCAGAGTGCCAACCAGTCCAGGGAAAGCAGGAGAGCCACTATCCTCCCTGCCAGGAGCGGAAAAAGAAGCCCAGGAGGTGGCCGCACTATTCAACACTCAGCCCTTATTGGGGCAGCGGGCAAGCAAAATAGCGGTCGTTCAGCAGATGCCGCAGGCAAACCTGATCCATCTGGCAACCCACGGATTACTGGATGACCTTAAGGGACTCGGTGTACCGGGAGCGATCGCCCTTGCCCCCACGGGCAGTAACCAGCCCGGTAATGGCTTACTGACGGCAGATGAAATTCTGGATTTAAACCTGCGAGCAGAACTGGCGGTTTTGAGTGCCTGTGATACGGGACGGGGAAGAATTACTGGCGATGGCGTGATCGGGCTTTCTCGGGCTTTCATCTCGGCAGGGGTGCCCAGTGTTGTAGTGTCCCTGTGGGCGATTCCTGATGCCCCAACCGCTTCCCTGATGAAGCGATTCTATGTCCATCTCCAGCAGCATCGTAATAAAGCCCAGGCGCTTCGTCAGGCAATGCTGGAGACAAAGCAACAATACCCGCAACCATCCTACTGGGCAGCTTTTACCCTGATTGGGGAAGCCCCATAG
- a CDS encoding tetratricopeptide repeat protein, whose amino-acid sequence MSEITPLQRHQPMAPLLVLLPAFGMIAVLARQVSAVQTQLLSPDSIAAHPAIAVTVLPFAQATAESFFNQGLEKYQRKDYSRAIEAWNQAIRLNARYATAYYNRGVARHRLGESKVALFDLTEAIRLKPDYAEAYYVRGLIISEQFGDNQTAIKDFNQAIRIRPDYAAAYFKRGNARHRLGDNQGGMEDFNRAIQLNPADADAYFNRGVVRYKLGDRPGAVKDIQRASDLYRKQGDKTSYDRAVGALKQIQNER is encoded by the coding sequence ATGTCTGAAATTACGCCCCTCCAACGACATCAACCGATGGCTCCCCTATTGGTGCTCCTTCCAGCATTTGGCATGATAGCTGTCTTAGCCAGACAGGTGTCTGCTGTTCAGACTCAGTTGCTCTCGCCTGATTCGATAGCGGCTCATCCTGCCATTGCAGTAACAGTGCTTCCCTTTGCCCAGGCAACCGCTGAGAGTTTTTTCAACCAGGGACTTGAAAAATATCAACGTAAGGATTACTCCCGTGCCATTGAAGCCTGGAATCAGGCGATTCGACTGAATGCCAGGTATGCGACTGCTTACTATAATCGCGGTGTTGCTCGCCATCGTCTGGGAGAGAGTAAAGTTGCCCTATTCGATTTAACCGAAGCCATTCGCCTCAAACCTGATTACGCTGAAGCCTACTACGTGCGGGGGCTGATTATTTCTGAACAATTTGGAGATAACCAGACCGCGATTAAGGATTTTAACCAGGCCATTCGGATTCGACCTGACTACGCCGCAGCCTATTTTAAGCGGGGCAATGCCCGCCATCGTCTGGGGGACAACCAGGGAGGAATGGAAGATTTTAACCGGGCGATTCAGCTTAATCCAGCAGATGCCGATGCTTACTTTAATCGGGGGGTGGTGCGTTATAAACTGGGCGATCGCCCCGGTGCGGTTAAAGACATTCAGCGGGCATCTGATCTTTACCGGAAACAGGGAGACAAAACCAGCTACGATCGCGCCGTGGGAGCACTGAAGCAAATTCAAAATGAACGGTAG